The DNA region CACAGTGACAAAAAATACGACCCCGATAGATGTGATCATTACCGGGGCCAACGGCGCCATTTATAACCTGGCACAGGAAGCAGGACTGCGCATTGCGAATACCGATTGGTATGATATTGTAAACCCGGTAACCCTGGAGCCACAGCCATTGTACAAACAAGGCTCAAACACCATTTGTTTAAGCAGGCCGGCGCCAACAAATGCAGGTTTTTTCTATAAATTAGGCGGCGAATACAATATACGTTTAGGCCGATGGGTAACGGCAAGGGCACAGAACAGGGTAGATCTGGAAATTACCTCGGTGCTAGATGAGCTGGAAAAGGAATTCCCTGCAGGTATCATCCCTACAAAAGTGGTTGAGTAGTTTTATGAAAAAATACAATAAAAGATGAAATACTTAAAGTTAGCTACACTGATTTGTTTGCTGGGTTTGTCGGGCTGTGCCGTTAAAAAAAATAACGCACAAAGCCTTAACCTGACCGGGCTGAAAATATTATGCTACAATATTCACCATGCCAATCCGCCATCAAAACCTGATGTGATCGATATTGATGCAATTGCCCGGGTAATCAATAACAGCAAGGCCGATCTTGTGGCCTTACAGGAAGTGGACAAAAACACCAAACGCAGTGGTCATATTGATGAAGCAAAACTTTTAGCGGAAAAAACCGGCATGAACTACCGGTTCTTTAAAGCAATAGACCATGACGGGGGGGAATATGGACTGGCTATATTGAGCCGCTATGCCCTTGATGAGGCAAAGCACTTGCCGCTGCCTCAGCAAACAGAGGCTGAAAAACGGATACTGGCCTATGTTAAAGTTAAAGCCGGAGGGCAGGAACTTATCTTTGCCAATACGCATTTGGATGCCACGCGCAGCCATGAAAACCGTAACCTGCAAATGAAATATA from Pedobacter africanus includes:
- a CDS encoding endonuclease/exonuclease/phosphatase family protein — protein: MKYLKLATLICLLGLSGCAVKKNNAQSLNLTGLKILCYNIHHANPPSKPDVIDIDAIARVINNSKADLVALQEVDKNTKRSGHIDEAKLLAEKTGMNYRFFKAIDHDGGEYGLAILSRYALDEAKHLPLPQQTEAEKRILAYVKVKAGGQELIFANTHLDATRSHENRNLQMKYILDHFKDVTQPVILSGDLNSVAGSEAINLLDQQFKRTCIDNCPGTIPVINPKRTIDFIATKNVKWPLLEYQVIDETYASDHRPIAVSFNISE